From Hoplias malabaricus isolate fHopMal1 chromosome 11, fHopMal1.hap1, whole genome shotgun sequence, a single genomic window includes:
- the LOC136709356 gene encoding formyl peptide receptor 2-like, which produces MDPLSKFYLVSSVIIIVLGLTGNGLVIWIAGFKVRKSVISIWYLSLAVSDFLFCSTLPFLLYYVIKRTGIFGQFMCYFIYFNIPLNLYCSVFLLTIISVDRCVIVMFPVWAQNQRTVKKASMVVVLVWFTSAIFNVTALVIPHYENDWLHDYYCYVYTFSASMSICNSIFGFLIPFLIIITCCFIIIRKLKTMQMVSSKKPFRIMIALSATFLICWLPYHIVTLMYLSTITNRYNKILNITEIFTLILMSLNSCLNPFLYAFMGKDFKKQFYAILSNIENAMEDEDNQSTDRGTNLTRGGSQHTTTISSVL; this is translated from the coding sequence ATGGATCCATTGAGTAAGTTCTATCTAGTGAGCAGCGTGATCATCATTGTCCTGGGTCTTACTGGAAATGGTTTGGTGATCTGGATTGCAGGATTTAAAGTCCGAAAGTCAGTCATCAGCATCTGGTACCTGAGCCTGGCTGTGTCCGACTTCTTGTTCTGCTCCACCCTTCCCTTCTTATTGTATTATGTGATCAAAAGAACGGGGATCTTTGGACAGTTCATGTGCTATTTCATTTACTTTAACATTCCCCTAAATCTCTACTGCAGCGTCTTCCTCCTCACCATCATCAGCGTGGACCGTTGTGTGATTGTCATGTTTCCAGTTTGGGCTCAGAATCAGCGCACAGTGAAAAAGGCCTCTATGGTAGTTGTTCTAGTTTGGTTCACCTCTGCAATATTTAATGTTACAGCTCTAGTTATCCCTCACTATGAGAATGACTGGCTACACGATTATTATTGTTATGTATATACATTTTCTGCATCAATGTCTATATGTAACTCCATTTTTGGATTTTTGATCCCGTTCCTGATAATTATCACCTGTTGTTTCATCATAATACGAAAACTAAAGACCATGCAGATGGTTTCATCTAAAAAGCCTTTCAGGATCATGATAGCACTGAGTGCCACTTTCTTGATCTGCTGGCTGCCTTACCACATAGTAACGCTGATGTATTTAAGTACAATTACAAATAGATATAATAAAATTCTAAACATTACGGAAATATTTACCTTAATTCTCATGAGCCTTAATAGCTGTCTGAACCCGTTTCTTTATGCGTTCATGGGGAAGGACTTTAAGAAGCAATTTTATGCAATTCTGTCAAACATTGAAAATGCAATGGAGGACGAGGACAACCAGAGCACTGACAGAGGGACAAATCTGACTCGTGGAGGAAGCCAACATACGACCACCATTTCATCTGTTCTGTGa